In Chrysiogenes arsenatis DSM 11915, the following proteins share a genomic window:
- a CDS encoding Mor transcription activator family protein, whose product MNDVEKDFYPELFRDLADKAAQLLVSEGLAPELADDLGYKFAELLRMDWSGEQFYLPKGVRFELHKRDLEMFKRFNGRNYSELSRLYGISTRQVRKRINDVRVALLAKQPSLFDAPSASEVG is encoded by the coding sequence ATGAATGATGTGGAGAAGGATTTTTACCCTGAGTTGTTTCGTGATTTGGCGGATAAGGCGGCACAGTTGCTGGTGAGCGAGGGGTTGGCGCCGGAGTTGGCGGATGATTTGGGGTACAAGTTTGCGGAGTTGTTGCGGATGGATTGGTCGGGTGAGCAGTTTTATTTACCGAAGGGTGTCCGTTTTGAGTTGCATAAGCGCGATCTGGAGATGTTCAAGCGGTTTAATGGGCGGAATTATTCGGAGTTGTCGCGGTTGTACGGGATTTCAACGCGGCAGGTGCGCAAGCGGATTAACGATGTGCGGGTGGCGCTACTAGCAAAGCAGCCGTCGCTATTTGATGCGCCGAGCGCGTCGGAGGTGGGGTGA
- a CDS encoding gp16 family protein produces MALDLATQRKKLIRVIHVAKRDMGLSDDVYRGILLEAGGAESAADLNLFALERVLKHLRAHGFKIRHARKADGSPVKKQKRSRPLDVRDESRKIRALWLFLHEIGVVKDASEAALAAYVKRICRVDALQWTNGWMRDRLIESLKKWAMRFLPAITDELLDEVSRSNARQELVLMARARQADARERNTFVPYLELWALCMFALGRKSVFNQDLIDSAAILSACEVRL; encoded by the coding sequence ATGGCGTTGGATTTGGCGACGCAGCGCAAGAAGTTGATTCGGGTGATTCATGTGGCGAAGCGCGATATGGGGCTGTCTGACGATGTGTATCGCGGGATACTGTTGGAAGCTGGCGGGGCTGAGTCGGCGGCTGATTTGAATTTATTTGCGCTCGAACGGGTGCTCAAGCATTTGCGAGCGCATGGGTTCAAGATTCGTCATGCTCGTAAGGCGGATGGGTCGCCTGTCAAAAAGCAGAAGCGCTCGCGTCCGCTGGATGTGCGCGATGAGTCTCGCAAAATCAGAGCGCTCTGGTTGTTCCTGCACGAGATTGGGGTGGTGAAGGATGCATCGGAAGCGGCGTTAGCGGCGTATGTGAAGCGGATTTGCCGCGTGGATGCGTTGCAATGGACGAACGGTTGGATGCGGGATCGGTTGATTGAGTCGCTCAAGAAGTGGGCGATGCGGTTTTTGCCTGCGATCACAGATGAATTACTGGATGAGGTATCCCGCTCGAATGCGCGGCAAGAATTGGTACTGATGGCGCGGGCACGGCAGGCGGATGCGCGGGAGCGTAATACGTTTGTGCCATATCTGGAACTGTGGGCGCTGTGTATGTTCGCGCTAGGGCGTAAGTCTGTTTTTAATCAGGATTTGATTGATAGTGCGGCTATTTTATCGGCGTGCGAGGTGCGGTTATGA
- a CDS encoding DUF3164 family protein produces the protein MEDMRAIDYMKDGKGRLVPMSMVKPIDQARDVLVHDLVRKARAMRDDLKRFRADVFAEVGAFVDLSAGEFGVSLGGKKGNITLYSFDGSLKVQLAVADHLVFDERLQAAQALIGECVEEWSQGSRDEIKALISAAFQTDKEGKINTGRVLSLRRIDIKDERWQRAMVAIGESLTVVGSKSYIRFYERVGDSDQYVAIPLDVAAV, from the coding sequence ATGGAAGATATGCGTGCTATTGATTATATGAAGGATGGTAAAGGGCGGTTGGTGCCGATGTCGATGGTGAAGCCGATTGACCAGGCGCGCGATGTGCTGGTGCATGATCTGGTGAGAAAAGCACGGGCGATGCGTGACGATCTCAAGCGGTTCCGCGCGGATGTGTTTGCGGAGGTTGGCGCGTTTGTTGATTTGTCGGCGGGGGAATTTGGCGTAAGTCTCGGCGGGAAAAAGGGGAATATTACGCTCTATTCTTTTGATGGGTCACTGAAGGTGCAATTGGCGGTGGCGGATCATCTGGTGTTTGACGAGCGGCTGCAGGCTGCACAGGCGCTGATCGGTGAGTGCGTGGAGGAATGGTCGCAGGGGAGTCGCGACGAGATCAAAGCGCTGATTTCGGCAGCGTTCCAGACGGACAAAGAAGGTAAAATCAATACTGGTCGAGTGTTGTCGCTCCGTCGGATTGATATCAAAGACGAGCGCTGGCAGCGGGCGATGGTGGCGATTGGTGAGTCACTCACGGTAGTTGGGTCAAAATCATATATCCGGTTTTATGAGCGGGTGGGGGATTCGGATCAATACGTTGCGATTCCGCTCGATGTTGCGGCGGTGTAG
- a CDS encoding ATP-binding protein: protein MTRLELFVNLGYKRDPFKDAVFATADGLRVMRILTMAVESQAMVCICGERGIGKSKAITAALSKLGVHQVHVTRGQKERITIGDIECALVLDLAPDGESPKRGGEARSRQVRRIVGEVSRKRKIVLVIEEAHRMHSSTLRSLKTLREIQWMGNSELFSVVLVGQSDPMSRAGVSEVRLRTDVVRMNGLSQEEAAGYLCAVLPNHFTDEVAMRVAALSAARNFLELQERAVALLNLALADGREGVSLEDVAVLAGREQEVLPRSGRAAERKRPAAKSGDVALRSVLGRRAAADGVDGDENDITQAV, encoded by the coding sequence ATGACGCGTTTAGAGTTGTTTGTCAATCTTGGGTATAAGCGCGATCCGTTCAAGGATGCGGTGTTTGCGACGGCTGATGGTTTGCGGGTGATGCGGATTTTGACGATGGCGGTGGAGTCTCAGGCGATGGTGTGTATTTGCGGTGAGCGTGGGATTGGGAAGTCCAAGGCGATCACGGCGGCGCTTTCAAAGCTGGGGGTGCATCAGGTGCATGTGACGCGTGGTCAGAAGGAGCGGATTACGATTGGCGATATTGAGTGTGCTTTGGTGCTTGATTTAGCGCCGGATGGTGAGTCGCCAAAGCGTGGTGGCGAAGCGCGTAGTCGGCAGGTACGGAGGATTGTGGGGGAGGTAAGCCGTAAGCGCAAGATTGTGCTGGTGATTGAAGAAGCGCACCGGATGCATAGTTCGACGTTGCGCAGTCTTAAAACGTTACGGGAGATTCAGTGGATGGGCAATAGCGAGTTGTTTTCGGTGGTGCTGGTGGGGCAAAGCGATCCGATGAGTCGTGCTGGTGTTTCCGAGGTGCGGTTGCGCACGGATGTGGTGCGGATGAATGGGCTGTCGCAGGAGGAGGCGGCGGGGTATTTGTGCGCGGTGTTGCCGAATCATTTTACGGATGAAGTGGCAATGCGGGTGGCGGCGTTGTCGGCGGCACGGAACTTTTTAGAGTTGCAGGAGCGGGCGGTGGCGCTCTTAAATCTGGCGCTGGCGGATGGGCGCGAGGGGGTGAGTTTGGAGGATGTGGCGGTGTTAGCGGGGCGTGAGCAGGAGGTTTTGCCGCGTTCTGGTAGAGCGGCGGAACGGAAGCGGCCTGCGGCGAAGTCGGGTGATGTTGCGCTGCGTTCGGTTTTGGGGCGGCGTGCGGCTGCTGATGGTGTTGATGGTGACGAAAACGATATTACTCAGGCGGTGTGA
- a CDS encoding ATP-binding protein yields the protein MRAVSGLLAGILDIDKRPVAPVPCPACGVDMGWRPFQGGWLPNEYCRCVEPPPPGVEELLGMCGVPLYYVKKRLADLIDHNGPLRKVVVYCEGSLLLYGLPGTGKTHIVAGLLRRELENNRVDERRAMFVVVPDMLAEIREGIRDSTMERRIQRITSIPLLILDDLGAEKPSDFARETLYRIINHRYNNHLRTWITSNMALDKGLEAHLGLRLCSRLSEMCTVIFTGSKDWRKCMRSGGSASVDVEVS from the coding sequence ATGAGGGCGGTGTCGGGGCTGCTGGCGGGGATTTTGGATATTGATAAGCGGCCTGTTGCTCCGGTGCCGTGTCCGGCGTGTGGTGTGGATATGGGGTGGAGGCCGTTTCAGGGTGGGTGGTTGCCGAATGAGTATTGTCGGTGCGTGGAGCCGCCTCCGCCGGGGGTCGAGGAGTTGCTGGGGATGTGTGGGGTGCCGCTTTATTATGTCAAAAAGCGGCTGGCGGATTTGATTGATCATAATGGGCCACTGCGTAAGGTGGTGGTGTATTGCGAGGGGTCGTTGTTGTTATATGGTCTGCCGGGCACGGGGAAGACGCATATTGTGGCGGGGTTGTTGCGGCGTGAGTTGGAGAATAATCGGGTTGATGAGCGGCGTGCGATGTTTGTGGTGGTGCCGGATATGTTGGCGGAGATTCGCGAGGGGATTCGCGATAGTACGATGGAGCGGCGAATTCAGCGGATTACGTCTATTCCTTTGTTGATTCTGGATGATTTGGGGGCGGAAAAGCCGTCTGATTTTGCGCGCGAGACGCTCTATCGGATTATCAATCATCGGTATAATAATCATTTGCGGACGTGGATCACGAGTAATATGGCGTTAGATAAGGGTTTGGAGGCTCATTTGGGGTTGCGTTTATGTAGTCGCCTGAGCGAGATGTGTACGGTGATTTTTACTGGGTCGAAGGATTGGCGGAAGTGTATGCGTTCTGGTGGGTCTGCAAGTGTCGATGTGGAGGTGTCGTGA